The window TTGGCCTTCGCCACGATCGCCGGCCCCAGGGACACGTCCGGCGGGCAGATCACGAAGCCCTTGGCACCGTTGGCGGCCAGGCTGTCGATGGCCGAGAGGGTTTTCTCCCCGTCCGGCACGGCGATCTTGATCAGGGTAAAGCCCTTGTCCTTGCTGGCTTTCTCGGCGAAAGCCCATTCGGTCTGGAACCAGGGCTCCTCCGCCTGCTTGACCAGGAAGCCGATCTTCACCGGCTCGGCGGCCTGCAGCAGGCTGCTCAAGCCAAAGGCCGATACCGCCAGAGCGGCGCAACACAGGGAACGGATACCGCGATGACGATTCATAAGGTGACTCCTTGTTTTTGTTGTGAGTACTGAACCGGTGCAACTTGATGCCTGAAAACTATCCTGCGAATCGATGACAGCGTGTGCCTGGGACATCCACCTCGATGGCCAGGACCGCACCGTCCAGCGGGTGATTGAACCGGCTGGCAGCGCTGGTGACATACAAGGTACGAAGCTGCGGGCCACCGAACACGCAACTGGTGGGCCGGCTGACGGGCAGTTCGATCACCCGGTCGATTTCGCCATTGGGCGCCAGCCGGAGGAGGCAGCCACCGTCCCAGCGGGCGTTCCAGAGGTAGCCCTCGGTGTCCATCGCCGAACCGTCCGGCACACCACGCGGGTGTGGTCCGAACCACTCCCGTGGCGCTTCGAGCTGCCCGTCGCGAGCGATCGAATAGCGATACAACGTGCCAGCGAGACTGTCGCCAAAATACAGCTGCGTCCCGTCCTCGTTCCAAAGCAGGGTATTGGGAATGCCCAGGTCACGTGCCAGCGGCGTTACCCGCGCATCGGCATCGATCCGGAACAGGCCGCCACTGCGCTGTCGAACGGGAAGCTCCTCACCCTGCTCGCCGATGTTGTTCTGCATGGTGCCGAGCCAGAGTCGGCCCCGGGCATCGCAGCGGGCCTCGTTGGCCCGGTTGCCCGCTTGCGGATCGGCGACGCACAGCAGCGTCAGGCTCGGCGCCTGTGGCTCGCTGTCGAGGTCCAGCCGATATACGCCGCTGCTCAAGGTCACCAGCGCATCACCGCGTTCACAGGGGATGAACGCCGACACCGGCTCCGGCAATTGCCAGGCCTGCAGGCCCGAGCCCGTCAGGCGCAGCGCCTGCCGGCCAGCGATATCGGCCCAATACAGGGCCTGCCCGGGCACATCCCAGAACGGCCCTTCGCCCAGTTGCGCACGGTGTTCAGTCACAGCGATCCACGACATGAGGCCTCCTGGCTGACTATTGTTTTCAGATGCCGCTGAGGTTGCCGGCCCTGACACAAGGACATTGGCGGGATGCGATCCCTGTAGGAGCCGGGCTTGCCCGCGAAGGGGCCCTCAAGATCGCCAATAGGCTTCGCGGACAAGCCCGGCTCCTACGGTCATGTGCATATTCCCTAAAGCACCCCTATGGCTCCGGGCACCAGCACCGCGTCAACGACGCCGATACCATTGATCAATGGCGCACCGAACTCCGCCTGGCTGATCTCGAACACATCACCCGGTTGCGTACGCACGCCCTCGGCGAAAGACAGGGTCGCGGTGCCGAAGAAGTGAATGTGCACATCCCCAGGACGCAGGAACTGACTGTACTTGAAATGGTGGTACTCAAGATTTTCCAGGCTGTGGCACATATTGGCCTCGCCACTGAGGAACTCGCTCTGCCACACCACCTCGCCCCGACGCAGAATCCGGCTGCTGCCCGCCAGGTGGCGGGGCAACTCGCCGACCCGCAGTTCAGGGCCGTAACTGCAGTTGCGCAACTTGGAGTGGGCGAGGTACAGGTAGTTCTTGCGCTCCATCACGTGATCGGAAAATTCGTTGCCTATGGCAAAACCCAGGCGATAGGGCTTGCCATCATGGCCGATGACATACAGGCCGCCGATTTCCGGTTCTTCACCGGCGTCCTCGGCGAAGGGCGGTAACGCAAAGGCCTGGCCCGGGCGCACGACGATGCTGCCGTCGCCCTTGTAGAACCACTCCGGCTGCACGCCAGCCTGACCTGAGACGGGCTTGCCGCCTTCCACGCCCCATTTGAAGATCCGCAGGCTGTCGGTCATCGCGCTGTCGTCGCCGGCATGCTGGTGCATCTTGTCCCGCGCAGCCGCACTGCCCAGGTGGGTCAGGCCGGTGCCGCTGACCAGCATATGCGCCGGGTCCGGGTGATCCAGCGGTGGCAACACTCTCAGCTCGGCCAGCAATGCCGCGTAGTCGTGGCTGATACCCAGCCCGAGACGCTCCACCTGCCGCTGCAGATCGGTACCGGCCTCGATGGCGGCCAGTGCCAGTTCACGCACCGTGCGTGCCGACCGTACCTCGCGCACCTGGCCATCCTCGACCACTCCCACCCGACGCTCGCCATTGCTCAATTCGAACTGAACCAAACGCATGAAGCTTCTCCTGATTGCCGATCACAAGCACGAGTGGTACCGCGGACACCGGCACCAGATCGCAGAGCCCTACCTCAGTTGAAATCGACTATATAGTATTACTATTTACTCAACAACACTTCCAAACACGAGATTTTGCGCTTACCTTAACCGCCAGGAAGAACAATATAGTCTTACAATAAGAGAGCTGATCATGTCTGATAAAAAACTCGACCTGCGCTCCGCCCACTGGTTCGGTACCGCTGACAAGAACGGCTTCATGTACCGCAGCTGGATGAAGAACCAGGGCATCGCCGACCATCAGTTCCATGGCAAGCCCATCATCGGGATCTGCAACACCTGGTCGGAGCTGACCCCGTGCAACGCGCACTTCCGCCAGATCGCCGAGCATGTCAAACGCGGGGTGATCGAGGCCGGCGGCTTTCCCGTGGAGTTCCCGGTGTTCTCCAACGGCGAATCGAACCTGCGCCCGACCGCCATGCTCACCCGCAACCTGGCCAGCATGGATGTCGAGGAGGCCATTCGCGGCAACCCGATCGACGGCGTGGTCCTGCTCACCGGTTGCGACAAGACCACCCCGGCGCTGCTGATGGGCGCTGCCAGTTGCGACGTGCCAGCCATCGTCGTCACCGGCGGACCGATGCTCAACGGCAAGCACAAGGGCCAGGACATCGGCTCGGGGACCGTGGTCTGGCAACTGAGCGAACAGGTCAAGGCGGGCACCATCAGTCTCGATGACTTCCTCGCGGCCGAGGGGGGCATGTCGCGTTCGGCAGGTACCTGCAACACCATGGGCACCGCCTCGACGATGGCGTGCATGGCCGAGGCCCTGGGCACCTCCCTCCCTCACAACGCGGCGATTCCGGCGGTCGATGCACGGCGTTATGTGTTGGCGCACATGTCCGGCATGCGCGCGGTGGAGATGGTCCGCGAAGGCTTGAAACTGTCGAAGATCCTCACCCGGGAGGCCTTCGAAAACGCCATCCGCGTCAATGCCGCCATCGGTGGTTCGACCAACGCGGTGATTCACTTGAAAGCCATCGCCGGGCGCATCGGCGTCGAGCTGGAGCTCGATGACTGGACCCGCATCGGCCGGGGCATGCCGACCATCGTCGACCTGCAACCGTCCGGGCGCTTCCTGATGGAAGAGTTCTACTATGCCGGTGGCCTGCCGGCGGTGCTGCGCCGTCTCGGCGAAGCCAACCTGATTCCCCATCCCGATGCCCTGACCGTGAACGGCAAGTCGATTGGCGAAAACACCCGGGAAGCACCGATCTATGGCCAGGACGAAGTGATCCGCCCGCTTTCCAACCCGTTGCGCGCCGACGGCGGCATCTGTGTCCTGCGTGGCAACCTGGCCCCTCTCGGGGCCGTGCTCAAGCCTTCGGCCGCGACCCCCGAGCTGATGCAACATCGCGGCCGGGCGGTGGTGTTCGAGAACTTCGACCAGTACAAGGCGCGGATCAATGACCCGGAACTGGACGTCGACGCCAGCTCGATCCTGGTGATGAAGAACTGCGGTCCCAAGGGTTACCCCGGCATGGCGGAGGTAGGCAACATGGGGCTTCCGGCCAAGCTGCTGGCGCAGGGGGTCACCGACATGGTGCGGATCTCCGACGCGCGCATGAGCGGCACGGCGTACGGCACGGTGGTGCTGCATGTCGCACCGGAGGCGGCCGCCGGCGGTCCCCTGGCCTGCGTACAGGAAGGCGACTGGATCGAGCTCGATTGCGCCAACGGACGCCTGCACCTGGATATTCCAGAGGCTGAACTGGCGGCCCGGCTGGCAGACCTGCAAGCGCCGCGGCAGCCGATCCTGGGCGGCTATCGCCAGTTGTACATCGACCATGTGCTGCAGGCGGACCAGGGCTGCGACTTCGATTTCCTGGTGGGTTGCCGTGGCGCCGAGATCCCGCGTCACTCCCACTGATCGTCATGACGTAGCGTCGCCACCGACCGGTTCGGCCGCAGGAGCGCCTGAGCCGGCCGGTGGGAGCGATGTTATGATGCAACCCTCCTCATCAGAGCAACGTCCCGGTTATGGATCAGCAGTCCTCTAAGCCCCGCAAGAACACTCCGCGCAAGAGCATGCACAACCGAATCGTGCAGGAACTGGGCATGCAGATTGTCTCCGGACGCTTCAAGCCTGAAGAGCGCCTGCCCATGGAAGCGACGCTGTGCGAGGAGTACCAGGTCAGTCGCTCGGTGTTGCGTGAGGCTACCCGGGTACTGAGCGCCAAGGGCCTGGTGTACTCCAAGCCACGGGTCGGTGCGGTTGTGCGCCCGCGCCTGAAATGGCACCTGCTCGATCCGGACGTGTTGACCTGGCTGATGCAGTCGACGCCCCACAGCGAGTTTTTCAACACCCTGGCGGGCGTACGGCGAATTCTCGAACCGGAAATCGCCGCCATGGCCGCCACCACGGCGACCGACGAAGACATCGCGGTCATCGAAAAGGCCTACCTGGCCATGGAGAAGGCCCAGACCCACGAACAGCTGCTGCAGGCGGACCTGGACTTTCATCGGGCGATCGCCGACGCCACCCGCAACGACCTGCTCGCCTACATGTGCAATATGCTGTCGTTGCCACTGCGTGAATCTATCAGCATCACCAACCGCCGGCCGGATATCCAGGGCCTCAGCCTGCCCCGGCACAAGGCGATCCTGACCGCCATCCAGAATCGCGATGCCCTCGGGGCCCGGCATGCCTCTCTGGTGCAACTCGACGATACCCGGGTCGCCCTGGATACCGTGATGAACATCCTCACCCCGCTATAGCGCTCAGGCCTTCGCCCCCAATTCCGCGGAAAGCCGGGCGGCGACCTGCTTGATCAGCGGGACCAGCTCGGCCATCTTCTCCAGCGACATGTAGGGCACGGTACTGGCGATGCTGATCCCGGCGACGATCTGCCGGCTGGCATCGCGTATCGGTGCCGCGACACAGCGGATCGACGGCTCATTGTCTTCCAGATCGAAGGCATAGCCACCCGCCACATACTCCAGCATGCGTTGCTGAAACTGCTCCCAGGACTGTTCCTGGTGCGCGGGCCATGACAGGTTCTTCCCGCCCACCGGCAAGCTGATCCGATACAGGCGCTGCCACTCCTGCGGCGAGTCATCGAGCAGCAGTGCCTTGCCGATGCCGGTGCGCGCCAGCGGCATGCGGTGCCCGACCCGCGAACGCATCTCCGGGCCATTGCGTCCGGGATTCTTGTGCAGGTACAGCACGTCATCGTCCTCACGAATCGCCAGGTGAATGGTGTCGCCGGTCAACGCCGACAATTCGTCCAGGTACGGCCCGGCCAGGGTCACCAGCGGCAAGGCCTCGCGCGCCTGAAAACCCAGCTCGATCAGCTTGGGACCGAGCAGGTAACCGACTTGCGGCACGACCCGCAGATAGCGCTCATCCACCAGACAACTGGCCAGCCGATGGGTGGTACTGCGGGTGGTGCCGATCAGCCGGGCGATTTCCTTGAGGTCGCGAGCCCCACCGGCCACGGCCTGGACCACGGCCAGACCGCGCAGCAGCGTCTGGGTCCCCGTGGGCGCGGCGTCCTTGGCATTCTTTGCGGCGTCTTCCTGCATATCCGGCCTTCAACAATGAGCGAGAGAACGGGCGGCATTATGGTCGCCCGTCCTGGCGCAGGCTAGAGCTCGATCCGCGCCACCTTGCCCACCAGCACCACATAGGACAACGCGCCGATCAGCGCCAGCACGGCGATGTAGGTGATTGCCGGCGCGAAGGAGTCGCCGCTGACGAGAAAGCCGATCACGATTGGCGTGGCGATCGCCGCCAGGTTGCCGATGCAATTGAACACACCGCCCGTCAGGCCCAGCAGGCGGGCCGGTGCCAGGGTCGAAACCAGCGACCAACTGATCGACGCCATCCCGTTACCGAAAAACGCCAGCGCCAGGCAGGCGATCACCCACGGCGTCGAGTCGACGAAGTTGGCCCCGATGATCGAGGTGGAAATCAGCAGGCCCCCGATGATGGGCAACTTGCGGGCCAGTCCGATCGTCGCGCCACGGCGGATCAGCCAATCGGAAAACAGCCCCGAGCAGAGCACGCCGACGAAAGCCGCGAGGAAGGGTACCGATGCCAGCAGGCCGGACTTGATGAAGTCCATGCCGCGATATTTCACCAGGTAGGTCGGAAACCAGGTCAGGAAGAACCACAACGTCGAGTTGAGGCAGAACTGCCCGAGGTAGATGCCCCACAACTTGCGCTGGCTCAACACGATACCCAGGTCCGCCCAGCTGAAGGGAGCCTTGCGCCTGGCCGTCTCGGCCTGGATATCCACCAGCCCGCCACCCGCGCGGATCAGCTCGATTTCCGCCTGGTTGACCCCCTTGAACTCCCGGGGCTCGCGATACACCGCGTACCAGATGAACGCCCAGAGAATGCCCACCACACCGGTGCTGATGAACACCATGTGCCAGCCGTATTCGTGTTGCAGCCAGGCCAGTACCGGCGTCAGGAAGGCCAGTCCGACGAACTGTCCGGAGGTGTAGAAACCGATGGCGGTCGCTCGTTCGCGCTCGGGAAACCAGCTGGTCACCACCCGGCTGTTGATCGGATAGGCCGGGGCCTCCAGCGCACCCACCGCCATGCGCAGGACGAACAACGCGATAAAGCTGGCGGCGAAACCGAGCATCAGCGTAGCCGCCGACCACAGCAGCAGCGCGAGACTGTAGAGCAGACGCGGAGGCACCCGGTCCACCAGCCAGCCTCCGGGGATCTGCATGGCCGCGTAGGTCCAGCCGAAGGCCGAGAAGATCAGCCCGACATGGACCGGATCGATTCCCAGCTCGCTGGTCAGCGCGGGCGCGGCGATCGACAGGTTGCTGCGGTCCAGGTAGTTGATCACCACGGTGATGAACAGCAGCACCATGATGAAAAAACGCTTGCGGCTCGGCGTCAGCAGCGACGCCGGCCCGGTAAAGACTTCCGGTTGCATGGGGTGTGCCTCTTCTTGTGATTATTGAGGACGTTCATTCGCAACGATGTCATGGTCCGGTCACGGACCTTCCCTGCGGGGGTGAGAGTCGGGCCAGCCAGGCCTTACCATTCGGCAAAACTGCCGTCGGCATGGCGCCAGATCGGGTTGCGCCAGCGGTGGCCGATGGCGGCGCGCTCGGCCACGTATTCCTCGTTGATCTCGATGCCCAGCCCCGGGCCATTCGGGATCCTCACGAAGCCCTGGTCGTAGTCGAACACCCGCGGATCCTTGACGTAGTCGAGCAGGTCATTGCTTTCGTTGTAGTGGATACCCAGGCTCTGCTCCTGGATGAAGGCGTTGTAGCAGGCCGCGTCCAGTTGCAGGCACGCCGCCAGGGCAATCGGGCCCAGCGGGCAATGCAGCGCCAACGCCACGTCGTAGGCTTCGGCCATGTTGGCGATCTTGCGGGTCTCAGTGATACCGCCGGCATGGGAGGCATCCGGCTGGATAATGTCGACGTAGCCTTCGCTGAGCACCCGCTTGAAGTCCCAGCGCGAGAACAGACGCTCCCCCAGCGCAATCGGCGTGCTGGTCAGCGGCGCCAGTTCCTTCAGGGCCTCGTAGTTTTCGCTGAGCACCGGCTCTTCGATGAACATCAGCTTGTAGGCGTCGAGCTCCTTCATCAGCACCTTGGCCATGGGCTTGTGGACCCGGCCATGGAAGTCCACGCCGATACCGATGTTCGGCCCGACCGCATCGCGCACGGCAGCGACGTTGGCCAGGGCCAGATCGACCTTTTCGAAGCTGTCGACGAACTGCAGTTCCTCGGTGCCGTTCATCTTCACGGCGGTGAAGCCCCGGCCGACAGCCTCCCTGGCGGCACGGGCAGTGTCGGCCGGCCGGTCACCGCCGATCCACGAATACACGCGGATTCTGTCGCGCACCTGGCCGCCCAGCAGATCGCTGACCGACACGCCCAGGGCCTTGCCCTTGATATCCCAGAGTGCCTGGTCGATCCCGGCCAGGGCACTCATGTGCACCGCACCACCGCGGTAGAACCCGCCGCGATACAGGACAGTCCAGATATCTTCGATGTTGCGCGGGTCCTTGCCGACCAGGTAGTCCGACAGCTCATCCACAGCCGCCGCGACCGTGTGGGCCCGGCCTTCGACCACGGGCTCGCCCCAACCGGTCACGCCTTCATCGGTTTCGACCTTGAGGAACAGCCAGCGTGGCGGAACGATAAAGGTCGTCAGCTTGGTGATTTTCATCGTGTTGTCTCTCTTGTCGGGATACAGCGCCCAGGGCGCCGGAAAGTCTTAACGCAATGCGTTCCATGCCTGCACGTAAGCCTTGGCGCGCAACGCCGTCTCATCGGCGCTCAGTCCCGGCTTGAACAGACCGGAGCCCAGGCCGAAACCACTGACACCGGCTTCGACGAACGCTGGCATGTTGTCCGGGGTGATCCCGCCGACCGGAACCAGCAGGGTGCCTGCCGGCAGCACCGCCAGCCACGCCTTGACCACCGCCGGCCCCATTTGCTCGGCCGGGAACATCTTCAACACGTCGGCCCCCTCGGCCAGCGCAGCGAAGGCCTCGGTCGGCGTGGCGACACCTGGCGACAGGTACAGGCCCGCCGCCTTCGCCGCGCGTAGCACGTGGGGATCGCTGTGCGGCATGACGATCACCTGCCCACCCGCGGCCTTGACCTGCCCGACCTGTTCGGGGGTCAGTACCGTACCGGCCCCGACCAGGCAATCGGCGGGTAGCCGATCGCGCAGGATGCGGATGCTTTCATAAGGCTCGGGAGAGTTGAGGGGCACCTCGATGACGCGGAAACCGGCCTGGTACAACACCTCGCCGATCGCCGCCGCCTCGTGCGGACGCAGGCCACGAAGAATCGCGATCAGACCGTTTTTCGCCAGTGCTTGCTTGAGCATGTCAGACCTCTTGTCCAGTGAAACGCAGGTACTCAGCCCATCAACCCGGCCGCCTCGGCCAGGTGCCAGAGGCCTCGCTCGGTGGCGTGTTCGGCCAGGTCCACCCGGTCAAAACCGCAGCTGCCGAGCGCACGACGGTAGCGCGCGCAGAGTTGGGCGTTGCCGATCAGCAGGATCGACGGCAAGTCGGCGACGTGGCGCCGACGGCGCTGGACGTCACTGAGCGCAGCGAGTTCATGGCCGATCAACAGGCCCGACAGGTAGTCGGTCTGTTCGGCCGGGCTCAGCTCATGGGTCAGGCCGAGAGTTCGTGCGCTGAAGAGGGTCGACAGAGGACCGCGCGCACCTTCGTCCGAGCGGGCAACCTGGACGCCACGGTCGAACGCCGCCTCCTGGAAAGGAGCGCCGCGCTGCTGGGTACGCCCCAGGATGCTGTGTTCAGAAAGCACGGCGAACAGCTCGCCGGTCATGAACGTGTCGAAATGGGTGATGCAGCCGTCGACCACCTCGACCCATTTCGAATGGCTGCCCGGCAGGCCGATCAGCAGATTGTCGCCGGCGCCTGCCGGCAGGCCTTGCAGGGCGCCGAGAACCTGGGTTTCTTCGCCACGCATTACATTCGGCAAGGGCGAGCGCTCGATCACCCCGGGCACGATGTGCACATCGAGACCACGCCAGCTGCGGACAGTGCTCAGGGCGCTGCCCAGGCTGGCGACATTCGCCGGCGTGTCGCGATACGCGGCCTCGGTCCAACCCTGGGCACTGCCGACCATCCCGCAGGCAATCACCGCCAGCCCGGGCTGGGCATCGAGCCAGTCGCCGCAGGCCTCGTCGAAGGCCAGTTCAAAGCCATCTGTGCATATCCGGCCGGCGATCATCCGCGGCACGCAGGGCAGTTGCATGATGCCCGACGACAATGAGCGCTGTTCGAGCACCTGGCCACCCGCCGCGAGTTTGTAGGCCCGGAGTGAGGTCGTCCCCCAATCGAGCGCGATCAATTGCGCCTGCATCGCGTCACCTGAAAGTTGTTTTTGGACAGTGAGTGCGTGGAGCTGATGGAGGCGACTATAAACCTGACGCGCAAAAAATCTCAATATATAAATTTGCATCCCATATATAGGGATTCACATAAAGATACCGTCGAGCCAATACGCCCTCCCTTCATGACGAAGATTGAGTGAGGCGATCCTGATTGGATTCCGGCATGAGCTGGAGCGAGCGATTGCCCCCCCTTGCAGGGGAACGGGCTCAAGGGGCTGGAGGTGTTCGCTAGCGAGCGTGACCGAATGACAATGAACCGGCCCTGGCGGCGGAGATCGCTTGACCACCGCCGCCACGCCGGGACCGGGACCGGGACCGGGACCGGGATCTTACGACTTGAACCGTCCCACCAACCCGTTCAGCTCATCCGACAGATGCGACAGCCGTCCCGAGTCTTCCCGCGCCGAGTTGGCCAGGCTCTCGACCAGGCGCGCCTCGTCGTAGATCTGCTGGATGTGCCGGTTGATCTCCTCGGCGACGCTGTGCTGCTCTTCCGCTGCCGCCGAGATCTGCAGGTTCTGGTCGCGGATCTCGTTGACCGACAGCTCGATGCCCTCGAAGCTGCCCCGCGCGCTCTCGATCGACGAGACGCTGGCTCGCGACAGGTCCAGGCAGCTGTCCATCTTCTGCGAAACCTCCTGGGTCTTGCTGCCCAATGCGTTGAGCAACTGGTCGATTTCCCCGGTGGAATCCGACGTGCGCTTGGCCAGCGCCCGGACCTCATCGGCGACCACCGCAAAACCACGCCCCTGGTCGCCAGCCCGTGCCGCCTCGATCGCCGCGTTCAGTGCCAGCAGGTTGGTCTGCTCGGCAATGGCGCGGATGGTACCGAGGATCTGGTTGATGCT of the Pseudomonas vanderleydeniana genome contains:
- a CDS encoding SMP-30/gluconolactonase/LRE family protein translates to MSWIAVTEHRAQLGEGPFWDVPGQALYWADIAGRQALRLTGSGLQAWQLPEPVSAFIPCERGDALVTLSSGVYRLDLDSEPQAPSLTLLCVADPQAGNRANEARCDARGRLWLGTMQNNIGEQGEELPVRQRSGGLFRIDADARVTPLARDLGIPNTLLWNEDGTQLYFGDSLAGTLYRYSIARDGQLEAPREWFGPHPRGVPDGSAMDTEGYLWNARWDGGCLLRLAPNGEIDRVIELPVSRPTSCVFGGPQLRTLYVTSAASRFNHPLDGAVLAIEVDVPGTRCHRFAG
- the araD1 gene encoding AraD1 family protein, whose protein sequence is MRLVQFELSNGERRVGVVEDGQVREVRSARTVRELALAAIEAGTDLQRQVERLGLGISHDYAALLAELRVLPPLDHPDPAHMLVSGTGLTHLGSAAARDKMHQHAGDDSAMTDSLRIFKWGVEGGKPVSGQAGVQPEWFYKGDGSIVVRPGQAFALPPFAEDAGEEPEIGGLYVIGHDGKPYRLGFAIGNEFSDHVMERKNYLYLAHSKLRNCSYGPELRVGELPRHLAGSSRILRRGEVVWQSEFLSGEANMCHSLENLEYHHFKYSQFLRPGDVHIHFFGTATLSFAEGVRTQPGDVFEISQAEFGAPLINGIGVVDAVLVPGAIGVL
- a CDS encoding IlvD/Edd family dehydratase — encoded protein: MSDKKLDLRSAHWFGTADKNGFMYRSWMKNQGIADHQFHGKPIIGICNTWSELTPCNAHFRQIAEHVKRGVIEAGGFPVEFPVFSNGESNLRPTAMLTRNLASMDVEEAIRGNPIDGVVLLTGCDKTTPALLMGAASCDVPAIVVTGGPMLNGKHKGQDIGSGTVVWQLSEQVKAGTISLDDFLAAEGGMSRSAGTCNTMGTASTMACMAEALGTSLPHNAAIPAVDARRYVLAHMSGMRAVEMVREGLKLSKILTREAFENAIRVNAAIGGSTNAVIHLKAIAGRIGVELELDDWTRIGRGMPTIVDLQPSGRFLMEEFYYAGGLPAVLRRLGEANLIPHPDALTVNGKSIGENTREAPIYGQDEVIRPLSNPLRADGGICVLRGNLAPLGAVLKPSAATPELMQHRGRAVVFENFDQYKARINDPELDVDASSILVMKNCGPKGYPGMAEVGNMGLPAKLLAQGVTDMVRISDARMSGTAYGTVVLHVAPEAAAGGPLACVQEGDWIELDCANGRLHLDIPEAELAARLADLQAPRQPILGGYRQLYIDHVLQADQGCDFDFLVGCRGAEIPRHSH
- a CDS encoding FadR/GntR family transcriptional regulator is translated as MDQQSSKPRKNTPRKSMHNRIVQELGMQIVSGRFKPEERLPMEATLCEEYQVSRSVLREATRVLSAKGLVYSKPRVGAVVRPRLKWHLLDPDVLTWLMQSTPHSEFFNTLAGVRRILEPEIAAMAATTATDEDIAVIEKAYLAMEKAQTHEQLLQADLDFHRAIADATRNDLLAYMCNMLSLPLRESISITNRRPDIQGLSLPRHKAILTAIQNRDALGARHASLVQLDDTRVALDTVMNILTPL
- a CDS encoding IclR family transcriptional regulator, producing MQEDAAKNAKDAAPTGTQTLLRGLAVVQAVAGGARDLKEIARLIGTTRSTTHRLASCLVDERYLRVVPQVGYLLGPKLIELGFQAREALPLVTLAGPYLDELSALTGDTIHLAIREDDDVLYLHKNPGRNGPEMRSRVGHRMPLARTGIGKALLLDDSPQEWQRLYRISLPVGGKNLSWPAHQEQSWEQFQQRMLEYVAGGYAFDLEDNEPSIRCVAAPIRDASRQIVAGISIASTVPYMSLEKMAELVPLIKQVAARLSAELGAKA
- a CDS encoding MFS transporter is translated as MQPEVFTGPASLLTPSRKRFFIMVLLFITVVINYLDRSNLSIAAPALTSELGIDPVHVGLIFSAFGWTYAAMQIPGGWLVDRVPPRLLYSLALLLWSAATLMLGFAASFIALFVLRMAVGALEAPAYPINSRVVTSWFPERERATAIGFYTSGQFVGLAFLTPVLAWLQHEYGWHMVFISTGVVGILWAFIWYAVYREPREFKGVNQAEIELIRAGGGLVDIQAETARRKAPFSWADLGIVLSQRKLWGIYLGQFCLNSTLWFFLTWFPTYLVKYRGMDFIKSGLLASVPFLAAFVGVLCSGLFSDWLIRRGATIGLARKLPIIGGLLISTSIIGANFVDSTPWVIACLALAFFGNGMASISWSLVSTLAPARLLGLTGGVFNCIGNLAAIATPIVIGFLVSGDSFAPAITYIAVLALIGALSYVVLVGKVARIEL
- the dgoD gene encoding galactonate dehydratase, whose product is MKITKLTTFIVPPRWLFLKVETDEGVTGWGEPVVEGRAHTVAAAVDELSDYLVGKDPRNIEDIWTVLYRGGFYRGGAVHMSALAGIDQALWDIKGKALGVSVSDLLGGQVRDRIRVYSWIGGDRPADTARAAREAVGRGFTAVKMNGTEELQFVDSFEKVDLALANVAAVRDAVGPNIGIGVDFHGRVHKPMAKVLMKELDAYKLMFIEEPVLSENYEALKELAPLTSTPIALGERLFSRWDFKRVLSEGYVDIIQPDASHAGGITETRKIANMAEAYDVALALHCPLGPIALAACLQLDAACYNAFIQEQSLGIHYNESNDLLDYVKDPRVFDYDQGFVRIPNGPGLGIEINEEYVAERAAIGHRWRNPIWRHADGSFAEW
- a CDS encoding 2-dehydro-3-deoxy-6-phosphogalactonate aldolase codes for the protein MLKQALAKNGLIAILRGLRPHEAAAIGEVLYQAGFRVIEVPLNSPEPYESIRILRDRLPADCLVGAGTVLTPEQVGQVKAAGGQVIVMPHSDPHVLRAAKAAGLYLSPGVATPTEAFAALAEGADVLKMFPAEQMGPAVVKAWLAVLPAGTLLVPVGGITPDNMPAFVEAGVSGFGLGSGLFKPGLSADETALRAKAYVQAWNALR
- a CDS encoding 2-dehydro-3-deoxygalactonokinase; translated protein: MQAQLIALDWGTTSLRAYKLAAGGQVLEQRSLSSGIMQLPCVPRMIAGRICTDGFELAFDEACGDWLDAQPGLAVIACGMVGSAQGWTEAAYRDTPANVASLGSALSTVRSWRGLDVHIVPGVIERSPLPNVMRGEETQVLGALQGLPAGAGDNLLIGLPGSHSKWVEVVDGCITHFDTFMTGELFAVLSEHSILGRTQQRGAPFQEAAFDRGVQVARSDEGARGPLSTLFSARTLGLTHELSPAEQTDYLSGLLIGHELAALSDVQRRRRHVADLPSILLIGNAQLCARYRRALGSCGFDRVDLAEHATERGLWHLAEAAGLMG
- a CDS encoding methyl-accepting chemotaxis protein translates to MNDAAGRQREAVELVSTAFNEMVATANEVARSCSNAATSAESGHQRVAEGKQQIELTTENVNRLGRRLTESSQAMVELEEGSRSINQILGTIRAIAEQTNLLALNAAIEAARAGDQGRGFAVVADEVRALAKRTSDSTGEIDQLLNALGSKTQEVSQKMDSCLDLSRASVSSIESARGSFEGIELSVNEIRDQNLQISAAAEEQHSVAEEINRHIQQIYDEARLVESLANSAREDSGRLSHLSDELNGLVGRFKS